In the genome of Flavobacterium panacagri, one region contains:
- a CDS encoding leucine-rich repeat domain-containing protein yields the protein MDITHSFTDSVFKQYVLENFSQDKTTIQTNDVEKIVSLDLSVQKLKNLNGLEYFTSLKSLNCSYNKLQSVDVSRNLQLEELICNENEMLSLDLSANTALQHLNCGFNRLKKINLKNNTLLKEFICHWNLLTDLSTENNSLLEELDFSYNHIFGVELGEKPHLKHLECSQNGLLNLDLSGCISLQTLRCSNNVLKQLNLQNNKELEDLHCFYNHISILDISQNTMLKRLYCSDNKIAVLDTSNNSKLESLDYANNLIKEEDYIIDGIAVFKYDISSSTYSASLVFEDSELYVSTEVRTKKEIEKLSPIITKLYKNFAQLNQEALTFIQQKHPDENIETLKASDIIFDDEESFRIGYDAGDSPAGRLFLYVSFDAKLKMSDEIIYETY from the coding sequence ATGGATATTACCCATTCTTTTACCGATTCTGTTTTTAAACAATATGTTCTGGAGAATTTCTCTCAGGATAAAACAACAATTCAAACAAATGATGTCGAAAAGATTGTTTCACTGGACTTGAGTGTCCAAAAGTTAAAAAATCTAAACGGATTAGAATATTTTACTTCCTTAAAAAGTTTAAACTGTTCTTATAATAAACTGCAGTCTGTTGATGTCAGCCGTAATTTGCAGTTAGAAGAATTAATCTGTAATGAGAATGAAATGCTGTCGCTTGATTTATCAGCCAATACAGCACTTCAGCATTTGAACTGCGGTTTCAATCGGTTAAAAAAAATAAACCTGAAAAACAATACGCTTTTAAAAGAATTTATCTGTCATTGGAACTTATTGACTGATCTTTCTACAGAAAACAATTCGCTTTTAGAAGAACTGGACTTTTCATACAATCACATTTTTGGAGTAGAATTAGGAGAAAAACCTCATCTTAAACATCTAGAATGCAGTCAGAACGGTTTATTGAATCTCGATTTGAGCGGATGTATTTCATTGCAAACCTTACGATGCAGTAATAATGTACTCAAACAGCTTAATCTCCAAAACAACAAAGAACTCGAAGATTTACATTGTTTTTATAATCATATTTCCATTTTAGATATTAGTCAAAATACAATGCTTAAAAGACTCTATTGTTCTGATAATAAAATAGCAGTCTTAGATACCAGCAATAATTCTAAATTAGAATCTTTAGATTACGCCAATAATCTTATAAAAGAAGAAGATTATATCATTGACGGAATTGCGGTTTTCAAATATGATATTTCGTCCTCTACCTATTCTGCTTCATTAGTTTTTGAAGATTCCGAACTTTACGTTTCAACAGAAGTCAGAACCAAAAAAGAAATCGAAAAATTAAGTCCAATCATTACAAAACTGTATAAAAATTTCGCTCAGCTTAATCAGGAAGCTTTGACATTTATTCAGCAAAAACATCCAGATGAAAACATTGAAACTCTAAAAGCTTCGGATATTATTTTTGATGATGAAGAATCCTTCAGAATAGGTTACGATGCCGGCGATTCTCCTGCCGGCAGGTTATTTTTATATGTTTCTTTTGATGCAAAACTTAAAATGAGCGATGAAATAATTTATGAGACGTATTGA
- a CDS encoding VOC family protein translates to MRISAWFYSINLQKSFDFYKKVFDLDEEDLKSSKGFSVPIGNHFELKISTAERPLNTGNIEINEANIEETYERFIKNNVTETSESNPHKMKSGTFSGPWEYPGGMALFLRDPDNHSILFMEW, encoded by the coding sequence ATGAGAATTTCAGCTTGGTTTTATAGTATAAATCTTCAAAAGTCCTTTGATTTTTACAAAAAGGTTTTTGATCTTGATGAAGAAGATTTAAAAAGTTCAAAAGGTTTTTCTGTTCCAATTGGCAACCATTTCGAACTTAAAATAAGTACCGCAGAAAGACCTCTAAATACCGGAAATATTGAGATAAATGAAGCCAATATAGAGGAAACATATGAAAGATTTATTAAAAACAACGTTACCGAAACTTCAGAATCAAATCCTCACAAAATGAAAAGCGGCACATTCTCTGGCCCTTGGGAGTATCCCGGCGGAATGGCATTATTTTTAAGAGACCCTGATAATCATTCTATTCTCTTTATGGAGTGGTAA
- a CDS encoding YybH family protein: protein MRYLKFLFLGFFLMISFNGNCQDKIVQQVLNRLKAQQTCWNNGDLEGYLEFYAPLDSVRMIYSGGVVYEKNNIADFFKKYWPKERMGKLTMTDFVVEPLSKKDAFVSAKFSVEAPNGKNSSGQFSGIMRKINGLWYLYIDHSG from the coding sequence ATGCGTTACTTAAAATTTTTATTTCTCGGATTCTTTCTCATGATTTCTTTTAATGGCAATTGTCAGGATAAAATTGTACAACAGGTTTTGAATCGTTTAAAAGCACAACAAACCTGCTGGAATAATGGTGACCTTGAAGGTTATCTAGAATTTTATGCTCCACTAGATTCTGTCCGAATGATTTACAGCGGCGGTGTAGTTTATGAAAAAAACAATATTGCCGATTTCTTTAAGAAATACTGGCCAAAAGAAAGAATGGGAAAACTAACCATGACCGATTTTGTTGTTGAACCTCTTTCAAAAAAAGATGCTTTTGTAAGCGCCAAATTTAGTGTCGAAGCTCCAAATGGAAAAAATAGTTCGGGACAATTTTCGGGGATAATGCGAAAAATAAATGGTCTTTGGTATTTGTATATTGATCATTCTGGATAA
- a CDS encoding oxidoreductase, with amino-acid sequence MTLKPLLLSASFLILLAACNKKESSKLQKQDTSKNATVKTDSLQEGEATPRKESINLFTVMPKDSSDIAFVSLSDIYPVDDEKDTLALPNIEKLGKHNAQYFAFSKNYRKRFLSKTNIAETDSVFVYDYAKNKLASFLVKNLKTAAMLNGYSSEEDWPHHNYDFMIGFEINKKQLSGFSEYYRDALVYVGKENPFSKEGLKPISWKKIAPKDYPSKSLKKEDKNTLKGTNAGNTYSYQTDSYQYFLQDYLDSNKIIYARRLLVTDSKTKEIIIEKLYSQSEGTSPAPLNYENGDDAVEQYTGKLFKNKPEVVFGFLYESFGCPAISIIDKSNEEIYLQCDNRH; translated from the coding sequence ATGACATTAAAGCCCCTTCTATTATCTGCCTCTTTTTTAATCTTACTAGCTGCCTGCAACAAAAAAGAATCTTCTAAATTACAAAAACAGGATACTTCAAAAAATGCAACAGTAAAAACCGATTCTTTACAGGAAGGTGAAGCAACTCCGAGAAAAGAAAGTATCAATTTGTTTACAGTTATGCCTAAAGACAGCAGTGATATTGCTTTTGTTTCGCTTTCGGATATTTATCCTGTTGATGACGAAAAAGACACTCTTGCTTTGCCCAATATTGAAAAATTAGGAAAACATAATGCTCAGTATTTTGCTTTTTCCAAAAACTATAGAAAAAGATTTCTTTCTAAAACCAATATTGCAGAAACCGATTCAGTTTTTGTTTACGATTATGCCAAAAACAAACTGGCTTCTTTTTTAGTCAAAAATTTAAAAACTGCTGCAATGTTAAACGGATATTCTTCAGAAGAAGATTGGCCACATCATAATTACGATTTTATGATTGGTTTCGAAATCAACAAAAAACAGTTGAGTGGATTTAGCGAATATTATCGGGATGCTTTGGTCTATGTTGGTAAAGAAAATCCGTTTTCGAAAGAAGGTTTAAAACCAATTTCATGGAAAAAAATTGCTCCAAAAGATTATCCGTCTAAATCTTTAAAAAAAGAAGATAAAAATACGCTAAAGGGCACCAACGCTGGAAATACTTATTCTTATCAAACAGACAGTTATCAGTATTTTTTACAGGATTATCTAGATAGCAATAAAATAATTTATGCCAGACGTCTTTTAGTTACCGATTCCAAAACCAAAGAAATCATAATTGAAAAATTATACAGTCAAAGCGAAGGTACCTCTCCTGCTCCTTTAAATTATGAAAACGGAGACGATGCTGTTGAACAATATACAGGAAAACTTTTCAAGAATAAACCAGAAGTTGTATTTGGTTTTTTATATGAATCTTTTGGCTGTCCAGCCATTTCTATTATAGATAAATCAAACGAAGAAATTTACCTTCAATGTGATAATCGCCATTAA